The Vicia villosa cultivar HV-30 ecotype Madison, WI linkage group LG1, Vvil1.0, whole genome shotgun sequence genome includes a region encoding these proteins:
- the LOC131614540 gene encoding uncharacterized protein At3g28850-like: protein MKGVKGKLLKKLKSIKQIGYLKPDRVLQVKSIDGYADFLPKISSFNISNPFVSGENEGKKNVENCENLKEGEPEIVDVSELMKGLEDDEEMGLDDDGCDENKENIGYKGVVSEIESKQSEVLRDKKPPLLPRGNSDRKRKISFSESDDFEFRRPDLNSGSLFDPKLLAAFEEAVKEHCRMTEEQRRARVEEDLLQKVKFVEDDNEVEVEVDPLLLFEEKCPPGGDGTVIFYSTSLTGIRKTYEDCNRIRFLLQSFKVLYLERDVSMHREFKDELWSILGEKIVPPRLFVKGRYIGAAEEVMSLHEQGKLKKILEGVPLDWSNGPCDSCGGLRFVMCFQCNGSHKIFAKEEKEASECLQCNENGLVVCAYCG, encoded by the coding sequence GGGAGTGAAAGGAAAGTTGCTGAAGAAGCTGAAATCAATCAAACAGATTGGATATCTAAAGCCAGATCGAGTTCTTCAGGTGAAGTCCATTGATGGGTATGCAGATTTTCTCCCAAAGATTTCATCTTTCAATATATCGAACCCGTTTGTTTCTGGAGAAAACGAGGGTAAGAAAAATGTCGAGAATTGCGAGAATTTGAAGGAGGGGGAACCTGAGATAGTTGATGTGTCAGAGCTCATGAAAGGTctcgaagatgatgaagaaatgggATTAGATGATGATGGTTGTGATGAGAATAAAGAGAATATTGGTTATAAAGGTGTTGTTTCGGAAATTGAGTCGAAACAGAGTGAGGTTTTGCGAGATAAGAAACCACCACTGTTGCCGAGAGGTAATTCTGATAGGAAAAGGAAAATTTCTTTTTCAGAGAGTGATGATTTTGAGTTTCGGAGACCAGATTTGAATTCGGGCAGCTTGTTTGATCCGAAGCTACTGGCTGCTTTCGAGGAAGCAGTGAAGGAACATTGTAGAATGACAGAGGAACAGAGGAGGGCCAGAGTTGAAGAAGACTTATTACAGAAAGTTAAATTTGTTGAAGATGATAATGAAGTTGAAGTTGAAGTTGATCCTTTGTTGTTGTTTGAAGAGAAATGTCCACCGGGTGGTGATGGAACTGTGATTTTCTACTCAACATCACTTACAGGAATCAGAAAGACTTATGAAGACTGCAACAGAATTCGGTTCCTTTTGCAAAGTTTCAAGGTTTTGTATCTTGAGAGAGATGTGTCAATGCATAGAGAGTTTAAGGATGAGTTGTGGAGTATTTTGGGTGAGAAAATTGTGCCTCCTAGGCTTTTTGTTAAGGGGAGATATATAGGTGCAGCTGAGGAAGTTATGAGTTTGCATGAACAAGGGAAGTTGAAGAAAATTCTTGAAGGGGTTCCATTGGATTGGTCAAAtggtccttgtgattcttgtggTGGTTTAAGGTTTGTGATGTGCTTTCAATGCAATGGTAGCCATAAGATTTTTGCTAAGGAAGAGAAAGAGGCTAGTGAGTGTTTGCAGTGTAATGAGAATGGATTGGTTGTGTGTGCTTATTGTGGCTAG
- the LOC131614531 gene encoding cucumber peeling cupredoxin-like has protein sequence MLQPQKYPYVLLVLVLAFLDLCSATQFIVGDSAGWVIPPYPTYYTSWTDSHFIREGDSLEFNFDTKFYNLIQVSKSEYEHCAALEPLKVFNTSPINFLLKEKDVYYFICSVSNYCSLGQKIMIDVHGVSLQITPAPSASPPKISSRSLPNGYAPQPSAAMIINPSKSIDVPSPTPLGGPASPSSSQGVKYDVDVVLLVCVKVGTFLGFWIM, from the exons ATGTTGCAACCTCAAAAATACCCTTATGTTCTCTTAGTATTAGTTTTAGCATTCCTCGATCTATGTTCTGCTACTCAATTCATAGTGGGGGATTCAGCAGGCTGGGTTATTCCACCATATCCAACATACTATACTAGTTGGACGGATTCCCATTTCATTAGAGAAGGAGACTCTCTAG AATTCAACTTTGATACAAAATTCTACAACCTAATTCAAGTGTCAAAATCTGAGTATGAGCATTGCGCAGCACTTGAACCTCTGAAGGTGTTCAATACTAGCCCTATCAATTTCCTATTAAAGGAGAAAGATGTCTACTACTTCATATGTAGTGTCTCAAATTATTGTTCTTTAGGCCAAAAGATTATGATTGATGTCCATGGAGTTTCCTTACAAATTACACCAGCACCATCAGCATCACCTCCAAAGATATCTTCACGATCATTACCAAATGGTTATGCTCCTCAACCAAGTGCTGCCATGATTATTAACCCTTCAAAATCTATAGATGTACCATCTCCTACACCTTTAGGAGGTCCTGCTTCACCATCTTCAAGTCAAGGGGTGAAATATGATGTTGATGTGGTATTATTGGTTTGTGTTAAGGTTGGTACATTCCTAGGATTTTGGATAATGTAA